From Antennarius striatus isolate MH-2024 chromosome 14, ASM4005453v1, whole genome shotgun sequence, the proteins below share one genomic window:
- the smim12 gene encoding small integral membrane protein 12 yields MWPVIWTAMRTYAPYVTFPVAFVVGAVGYHLEWFVRGTPTLREEQSILELREERKLQEQVGMDSTQVLSLKEKLEFTPKAALNRNRPEKT; encoded by the coding sequence ATGTGGCCTGTGATTTGGACAGCAATGCGGACATATGCTCCTTATGTCACCTTCCCAGTCGCATTTGTGGTTGGAGCTGTGGGCTACCACCTGGAGTGGTTTGTGAGGGGGACCCCAACTCTTCGAGAAGAGCAAAGCATCCTGGAACTCAGGGAAGAAAGGAAGCTGCAGGAACAAGTGGGTATGGACAGCACCCAGGTCCTCAGCCTGAAAGAGAAACTGGAGTTTACACCCAAAGCAGCTCTGAACAGGAACCGACCTGAGAAGACCTAA
- the gja4 gene encoding gap junction protein alpha 4: MSRADWSFLEHLLEEGQEYSTGIGRVWLTVLFLFRMLVLGTAAESAWDDEQADFVCNTRQPGCTAVCYDKAFPISHFRYFVLQVIFVSTPTIFYFGYVAIKVGRTTEEHEDKGRGEKQTVKGADASERGRTVAAATDNAEEKKDGRKRTKADKAPPEKPKLKGRLLCAYTLSILVKVLLEVGFITGLWFLYGGFSIAAKFECKRSPCPHTVDCFVSRPTEKTVFTIYTQVTAAVSLLLNLIELLHLLQLAISLQLEKRYRAQHQNHLPWAKQMAACEESLEFQKEPSQPYKASSHVDLPIQGQAACYNNPCESYQDLTIEVKCRPEEAAVLPSYSNCMGAQRTTHSPRVHYKKHAQHTEKNSKAARMGFSNQMHYV, translated from the coding sequence ATGTCCAGAGCTGACTGGTCCTTTCTGGAGCACCTGCTGGAGGAAGGCCAAGAGTATTCAACAGGTATTGGCCGTGTCTGGCTTACCGTACTCTTCCTCTTTCGTATGCTGGTACTGGGAACTGCTGCCGAATCTGCATGGGATGATGAGCAAGCTGATTTTGTCTGCAACACGCGACAACCTGGCTGCACTGCTGTGTGCTATGACAAAGCTTTCCCCATCTCGCACTTTCGCTACTTTGTCCTGCAAGTCATCTTTGTCTCCACACcaactatattttattttggataTGTGGCTATAAAAGTTGGGAGGACCACAGAAGAGCATGAGGATAAGGGTAGAGGAGAGAAGCAGACGGTCAAAGGTGCCGATGCAAGTGAGAGAGGAAGAACTGTAGCAGCAGCTACAGATAATGCAGAAGAGAAGAAGGATGGTAGGAAACGCACAAAAGCTGACAAGGCTCCTCCTGAGAAACCTAAACTGAAAGGCAGGCTGCTGTGTGCGTACACTCTCAGCATCCTGGTAAAGGTCCTCCTTGAAGTTGGCTTCATAACTGGGCTTTGGTTCCTTTATGGTGGCTTCTCCATTGCAGCAAAGTTTGAATGCAAAAGGTCCCCTTGTCCTCATACAGTGGACTGCTTTGTCTCTCGACCCACGGAGAAAACCGTCTTCACCATCTACACTCAGGTTACCGCTGCCGTCTCCTTGCTGCTTAACCTCATcgagctcctccacctccttcagcTCGCCATCTCCCTTCAGCTGGAGAAACGCTACCGGGCCCAACACCAGAACCACCTACCCTGGGCAAAGCAGATGGCAGCATGTGAGGAGAGTCTGGAATTTCAAAAGGAGCCATCGCAGCCTTACAAAGCAAGCAGCCATGTCGACCTCCCCATCCAGGGCCAGGCTGCATGCTACAACAACCCTTGTGAAAGCTACCAGGATCTTACAATAGAGGTGAAATGTAGACCCGAGGAGGCTGCCGTGCTTCCCAGTTACTCAAACTGTATGGGCGCTCAGAGGACGACTCATTCACCTAGAGTACATTATAAGAAGCATGCACAGCACACTGAGAAAAACAGTAAGGCTGCCCGTATGGGATTCTCAAACCAGATGCATTATGTATGA